The following is a genomic window from Xenopus laevis strain J_2021 chromosome 2L, Xenopus_laevis_v10.1, whole genome shotgun sequence.
ggggagcgcaggtaaaaacgcccgtgtgtaagagccctacgATTTCAATTTTGTGACAAGGATCAATTTGTTTGAAGAAAAGAGAGCAATTATCTATAAATATGCACTTTAAATGGGGGCTAGTTGTTTGCTGCAGCCTTCCATTGCCTATAGGCTCCAgtgacttatttttaaggtttacttatcctttaaaagcaatgtaaaattaaagagactgctctgatgttcttctgcttaggaaagatgtgagaaaagtttctaattttattcctaagcagaagaacatcagcctctttctctctcctgccaacttccttgactacttgctggtcagactggtgggaaactgaccagcaggtggcgctgttgtaacaattcattcatattaacattacatgtatcccttaatatcttggaatgaaagaaaaaaaaaaacgaatttacattacaaaagtgcttagaatagccctctcatttattttataatcactaatttttaaggtttacttatacttaaATCCCCCCCTCCGTGCAATTGCCCTTAGCTGTGACTCCTGTCATAAGTATATCTCTTGAGCCATAAAGCATGGCCACACTGCTGGGAAACTCTCCGGTCCTTTAATTCAGCCAGCAGGTTTAGCAACAGGTCTAATGATGACACTGATGATGGAATTGTCGCAGCTGGATACCCAGTTATGAATGAGGCTTTATAATCCATGTGATGCTCCtttgtttccttttaaagggaaaattaaatccataataattttgcataataaaggttaccgtatatactcgagtataagccaagtttttcagcccccaaaatatgctgaaaaactctacctcggcttatactcgggtcaagcgcaaaaacggtcgccagcaTCTAAGaacagtcgccggcgtccaagaatagtctccaagaatattctccGGCGTCCAggaatggtcgccagcatccaaaaacgagactccggcaccttcaatgggagcagaaaccataaattttttgattgaaacttaccagaagctactacatttctcaccctaggcttatactcgagtcaataagctttcccagtttttggaggtaaaattaggtacctcggcttatactcgggacggcttatactcgagtatatacagtatatcattttaaGTCGCTTCCCAATATCCGTTCATCACACGCGTTCAATTATATTAAGTTGCATCTGTCTCTCCCGGACCTgaactgctggtcctgactacatgttCCAAGACTCcagtcccacaatgccttgctttAGGCGTCAGACTCCCCTGGAAACCTGCCTTTGCCTTCGAATGTGTTGGTGTAAAATCTCAATTAGGTTTTGATATAAAACTGGGGTCGGTGCAACTGTCGGAATTAGTTTGTTCTATTTTTAGCCTGGGTCAGACGCAGTGACTTACGGAATCTAATTTCCGTGGGAAACATTAGCTCCCAACCCCCACCCCATAGGGTCAGCCGTCAGCTGAGATTGTGTATTGTGAgtctgggaatgctgggaaaaaCATGGGAGAATTCCGACTTTATTCCCAGTGACATCACTTGTATGTGGGCCAATCACATTGAGCCATCCGTATGACCAATAATCTGTCCCTGTTCCCCTATATAGGAATTTGCTGTTTGTTTCCTTTTTGGGTCCAGCGAGTCGTGGGTGGTCTGTAGAACTGGGTGGGTGGTCTGTGTCCCACCTGCTATACAAGAGCATAGAGACCCCCTCCAGATCTGATGTTGCCCCATTGTGAGCTATATTTAGTATACCGACTTCAGGGTGTCGTTACAGCCCACCTTCCAATAAGGGGCCACCTCGAAAACCAACTGGCAGAATATCTACGATCGGAATATTAACGAATATCTGTGTAGTGAAAGTCCAGTGGTTTTGTTATTAGCGCACTGCTaaggggggggttcacctttaagttaactctccgtatgttatagaatggccaactttttcaattggttttcattgtttattttttatagttttttaattattggcttctacttctgactctttccagctttctaatggtggtcgctgacccccatctaaaaaacaaatgctctgtaaggctacaaatgtattgttattgctcttttttattattcctcatctttctattcaggcctctcctattcatattccagtctcttattcaaatcaatgcatggttgctaggtgaatttggaccatagcaaccagatggctgaaataaactggagagctgctgaataaaaagctaaataaccccatGGAATCGGCCTTGGAATCCCCCAGGGTAACATGGGCCCATACAACTGTCATGCAGTCAGGTAGCGCCAGTGAAACCACCAAACATTGCACgagttaaaggcaaaataattcctAATTTTCACAAATTTGCATCAAAATGAGGCCACTTTCGGAGACCTGCTCATTAGCGCTGTCCTAATTAAGATCACATGTTCCCCTCCCAGAAGGCCCTGGCGCTGCGGTGGCTCTGCCCTCTGTAgatttcgggggggggggcagcctcATTTCTGTGGCTCAGACGCTGCCAGACTGTAATTACTGTCTCTCCTTTATCCTTTAGTCTGGGGGTTTTCCATTGGAGAAGAAACTGTTTATCTGAGCAGCGGAACCGCAGGATGCTGGTTATTTCCTATTCACATCAGAGAGGCTCAACCTCTTCCTTCCCATTGTGGCTTtcataaactacaactcccagcatgcccaggCAGCCTTCCGAAGGAAATACTTTCCTCAACTGTCAGGCCTGTAGAAGCAAGTGGGAAGAGCTCTGAATGCTATTTAAATGCAATGTAAATAGTGTGTCCTGTACTGTATTGCCTAAGGCAAGCCATATAGCAGCTCCTACCCTATATGTTTTAATACCAATATATAGAGGATAGTGGGTAAATGTCAGATTTTTGTCTTTTGTAGTAAAATATATCAGTTTCTTTGCTTAATACCaaataatatcaaatattttAGATATATCCCCATGCAGATGATTACGTTCTAGGATGTCCGTgtaactcatttaaaaactgtcGGATATGAGTCTTATCCACAAATCCAGTGTATGCAAATTATTAGGGcattggcttaaaggggtggttcacctttaagttaacttttagtaatggctaattctaagcacctttttcagttggtctttattttttcttagaagttttttttaagtacttGCCAGCCCAGGAAGTGGTGCTCCAGTCATCATTTAAGCCAAAAACCTTCTAATAAATGGAAatacaattgtaagcaacttccCATTATGGAATCATTACTCAATTTTACtggtttttaaatttaatttgcacatgccattgctattaaaagcagcgtCTGTCTGCTTATatactctgcactgctgcttctgactactgaaccaatgtagcagaagccagctgatggTTCACTTTCATGTTTACTTTTAGCaccttatagaattgctaattctaagcaacttttcaattggtcttctttttttctttttttttttttatagttttttgaatgatttgcctccttcttctgactctttccagctttcaaatgggggtcactgaccccatctaaaaaacaaatgtattgttattgctgctttttattactgatccttctattcaggcctctcctattcatattccagtctcttattcaaatcagtgcttggttgctaggggaatttggaccctagtaatcaGATGGCTTAAACTGgaaggctgctgaataaaaggcaaatttaaatgaaaataaacacaaataataaaaaatgaagaccaattgcaaattttcttagaatatcaTACTATGTTTTTTTAACTCCTTTAAATGTGACGCCTAAAGGAGCCCAGTTGCTACAGGTCATGTCCCCTGGTAACTCATTGCATGGGGTAATATACCTGTGCGTAGGATCTGATGTGTTGCTATAGAGGGGGAGACACTGGTGACCAACTGCAAGAGTTCTCTGAATGAGAGTGTTGGGAAGAGGAGAAGAGACAGGCAAGGGATTTAGTGTTGAACCTACTTTTGGCTTCCGTTGATGCCAGTGCTCCTTATCTCAAACTCTTGGCAAGTGATCCTGGTGCTTTTACAGTGCCGGGttttttcactgtaatttaaaggaccagttacaccAGAATATCCTGCAGTAGAGGCGGGGGGAGCTAGTGCCGTCAGTGGGATGTAGTCAGGATCAGCAGTGAAGATCAGAAAGGAACAAACGCTGCTTTCTACGgtaattacatttacacttaAATTTAATCATTACATTTGTGTTTACTTTCTctttaagagagagagaattcTGTATAATTCTAGAAGACCAGGGGTTACTAATTCCTCCCATTTCCCATGCTCCTTGTGGAATGTTCAGATGTTCTAATCGGGGCTGATGTCTGGACTTGCATGGTCAGTGCATAATTCACATTCTCTCGTTGGAGTTTTATTACCTGGGTGGGTAGAAATGAATGAGACTTTGTGCTCCTGTTAAGGAACAATCTGCATTTTATGGTGTATTTCCTGGTTTATCGGTTTCCATATAAATGTCCATTATCCAGCTGCAGTCTGACCCAAATTCTAATATTCCagtgttttctgatttattttcagGTCTAACAATGGCTCTTTCTTCTTGGATTTTCTTTCTTCTCGTCCACGGAATCGTCGGAGGGAGCAGGACCTGCTTCCCGGGATGTCGGTGCATCGTGGATAACTTTGGTCTGTTCCACAGCTTCAGCTTGACCAAAGTCGATTGCAGCCGCGTCGGACCCCATGTGGTCCCGGTCTCCATTCCGCTGGATACCTCGTATCTGGATCTCTCCTCTAACAGGCTGAAAAGGATCAATGAGTCTGTGCTGTCCGGACCTGGATATACAACTTTGATGAACCTTAACTTGAGCTACAACCAGATCGTCAAGATCTCCTACTCCACCTTCTCCAAACTGAGATACCTGGAATCTTTGGACTTGAGTCACAACCTTCTGGAAACCTTACCGGACGGCAGTTTTTTATATTCACGCCTCACAGAACTCGACTTGAGTTCTAACAAGATCCAGAAGGTCGGTGTTGGTGCCTTCACTCTGAAAAGCCAGGGAAGGTCCATGACCATCAATCTTGCAAACAACGAGATCCATTCCATCTTCAGAGGAGCGGAGCGTCCTGTTCCGAACATCCATAGCCTAATGTTGTATGGAAACCAGCTTCTCTCTGTGCCGGATCTCCATGGAATCCCACTCCGCCACCTTAATTTGGACAGGAACCCTCTTTCCAAGATTGAGAAGGTGAGCTTTCTTGGGCTTGAAAGTCTCACACACTTATCCCTTAGCGACCTGCCAAATTTAAGAGAGGTCTCTCCTTACAGTTTCAAAAGTTTGACGTCTCTATTGGAACTTGACTTGTCCAACAACCCCAACCTAAAGTCTCTAAGTTCTGACATGTTCTTTGGCTTGAAAGCCTTGCAGGAGCTCAACTTGGCCTATTCTGGTGTGGCCTCCTTGCCCAAGGATATCATGCTCCACCTGCCCTCCATGAAGAGCATTACTTGGGGGGAAAATATCCGTTGCTTGAAGACTGTGAAGGAAAGCATCTTCCATGCACAGAAAGGTCGAGTCCGAAAAGAAGTCTTACTTTGCCACGATGACAATGGTGCTGTTCCGGCACAAGACATTTTGTAAGGCTTAATAATTGTGTACATTACACTGCCCAGACCCAGTGCCTTTTTATAAGAAcagtaatttatttataatttttctacagtgattttttttttttttcatttggatttttttttttttgacgctagTATATTTATCCATATTGCGTACCAGATCAGTTAAAAGTAATAGCGTGGTTTGTGTTTTTGGGGAGATGAGGTTTTCTGCTccgtattacattttttttttttattttctttgaccGAATATTTGAAAAATTCTTGCTGAAATAAAGGAAATAGATTTTTATCCGTGCCGAGAAAGAAATGTGGTCGATATGCGACAAGTGCCTTAGAATATTTATCAGATCTCTATAGATTGTGGGCGTCGGGTATTCGCAGGGAGAATCATCAAGTTGATATGGGAAATGGTTTGAACTTTATGACCAAGAACCTGTAATTATTGGGACAAAAAAAGCCTGAGATCAATGTGAcgcattttttttgtaaactgttggatttttttttacctaattgAACCACTTTAGAGAAAGGActgactttttgttttgtttttgcattttaaaggggttgttcacctttaaatgaactgttagtatgatgtagagagggatattctgagaccatttgcaattggttttcatttttgcaagTCGGGAAGCTGTTGTTATGAAACATTATCTATATTCTGCACAATGCTGAGGTTTTTAGAGGGAAAATTCTGTCTGGCAGAGCAAGCAGCAAGGCAGCTCCTACTCCATTATAAATTTAACATGTTCTGGTTTCAaggaacaattaaaaaaaaaaaataggttgttCAGAATATTGTTtggaaaaacatttgtttttgtttacacCTCCATTATATTCTGATTCCAGGTTCCCCATCATTTTTAAAAGGTAGGGGTGAATAAAACATTGCAgtaccatttttattttgcagcagtATCACCTTTTATTTTGCAGCAGTGTCCTACAGCAAGCAGTTTGCTCTTTAGACTGATGTGACCATTAGTATTTCTCttctgtcttaaaggggttgttcacatttgagttaactgttagtatgatatagagagggatattctgagacaattttcaattggttttaattttttgcaatttcagccgtctggttgctagggtccaaattcccctagcaaccatgcattgatatgaataggagactggaatatgaataggagaggcctgaatagaaagatgagtaataaatagtagcaataataatacatttgtagccttaaggcaGAGACCctctcagattcgaggagattcaggcgactaatctccccaaactgcctttccgccggctagaatctaaattgccggtgggattgCACCgttgggaaggcagtttggggagataagtctcccaaagaagaggcgaaatcgctgggtgactaatcatCCCTGAAtgttcacgtgtgtctctgccctaacagagcatttgtttgttagatggggtcagtgacccccatttgaaagctgggaaaagtcagcagaagaaggaaaaaaaaacctataaagtaatgaagaccaattgaaaggttgcttagaatgagccattctataacatactaaaagttaatacgAAGGAGGAACACCCTTTAAATGCTGGtggtaaaaaaaatccatgttagTAACTCTAATGGCATCGGCCTATCGCAGGGGAGATTTTGGGCTGAAATGTGCATTTTCTATGGCTGCCCATCCCATGTGTGTAGTGATAGGTGGGTGCTATCATTAACAAAGAGGCATGGGTGCTGCCTGCTGGTGAGACATTAACCCTAACAGATCTCATTGGTTACTGCAAGTTTGGGGACTAATTGGTTCTTGATTAAAGTACAAAAATGATCTggtttaaaaactcccctaaccGTCCTGTTTCAATAAGGGTTCCGTTACTGTATTGAATATAGCAGGTGCCAGTCTGGGGGTTCCGTTACTGTATTGAATATAGCGGGTGCCAGTCTGGGGGTTCCGTTACTGTATTGAATATAGCGGGTGCCAGTCTGGGGGTTCCGTTACTGTATTGAATATAGCGGGTGCCAGTCTGGGGgtaagatgctgggagttgcaccaATAGGACCGACGGATATCTCTCGACTGAAACCAGAAGTAACAAAACCACCGGCCAGTGATTCCAGTGGGActcaaaatagtgtttttttggaatttcttATTGTATTTTTTCCTACCCTCGGAGACTTGACAGGGTTTTATAGTATtaacgtggggggggggttaaataaAAGTTATAATTTGCACACAAGTATTTTGTTAATTTTgcagaaattataataaaaaaagtttatgaaacatgtgatttgttttttctatttatgagaattatgcattgatttgaataagagactggaatatgaataggagaggcctgaatagaaagaggaggaataaaaagtaacaataacaatacatttgtagccttacagagcatttgtttttagatgggggtcagtgacccctatttgaaagctggaaagagtcagaaggcggcaaatccttcaaaaactattacaaaaaaatgaagaccaattgaaaagttgcttagaatgagccatttaAGGGTTGATCTCCCAATTTCTTCTTATACCAACATCTTCGTATGGACGAGTGCTGGCAAGGCCTATGGATTGCAGCTGGGCGCAAAGCGAGTACCGTCATAAAGCTTCCTAATTATTCTCAAAATCAGGCAAATTGATGATTCCCTTACATTTCATGAATTGACTTTCCAGCCAAAAATATATAGGGAATGTGTCATCTCCCAGAGACAACTACAACTACAGCTGAAGGCACTTTTTGTTGTAGGACCCAGTTTTGCCCCTCTAAGCAGCTCCAATAACCCTCCGCATTTCATGCCCTATACATGTAGGGCCATTGGAGGAGCTTATAAGTTTCATAACTGTAACTAAAAAGAGTCGGCTCCTGCTTGAACCAGACAGTAAATCTTTAGTGGCCTCCTGAAGTGCATGGGGGCTGCACAATCCTTCCTTTGGCTAACGGCTACATCTGCTTTGCTAAATAGTCTCCTTGGGAACAATAATATCCATTTATATCCCATCTATAGGAATGCTCAGCATGTGCGCCACCTGCTGGAGATGAATGGAACAATAGGGAGAGAAGGGGATCCTACttttaaatggtttatttgccctttctctctctctggccaTTTGTACAATGATTCTCCGTTACAACAGAGCAGCTGCGCGTTACACAGTGGGATTTGGAGAAGAAGCAGAGACGCCTGGAGTAGCATATTCCTCGGGGCATTCCCTCACTCATTGCAGCTGCCCGGAGCCGTCACCTCTATCAGGCCCAATTCTGGAGCTTAAACCAATAAACACAGATTTTATATGAGAACTCGGGGATTAAAGGCACAGAGCCACCGATTGCCAATATATCCCTTTGAATCCTCATTTAGGTTTAGTAggtaaatactaaatataaatctCATTCCAGAAGCCAACGTGTGATCAGCAGCCAGTGCCAAGTGAGACTCGCAGATCTTCTGGGCTCTTATTAATTATATTGGCTCAGGGATCAATACACAGTGTGTTCTGTCTCCTTAGCTGTGAAATACGGGGGCGCAGAGCCAGGAATGGACATTTCGCATCTCAGAGAGGGAAGAGTTAAAACAATGTTGCTAGGCTGATCTTCGTGCTTTTTTAACATGTTATCTGCCATTATATCCTTTCTCTCTGCAAAGTCGTGTGCAGTCATTAGGGTGCTGattcaagagtcagaagcagcagtgcagaaagggacagacaggtACTCAAGCTTATGCAAAACACAGTTTTTGGAGGAGGACATTTTAAATATTGATAAGGGCTTTCCTGTGCCAGACATACCTACATTATCACAGCAGTCAGAACAGCTCGGTCTCGCTTCAGGTTTTGGTACATGGTTTAAGCAATGGGAAGCCGTAGCAGCAGGGTATTAATTCTGCCTCCTATGCTCTTGGTTTGCAGTTGCTGTTGAGAAGGTCTAAGGGAGAAGTACCATGTACACTAATGGTGGGCCATACTAGGGGTATGATGGAaacaggagggcaagatggaaaaTGTAGGGCAAATAAAAACAGAACACGAATAAAAAATAGATGAAGACAGTCAAGCTAGATGGGGCCCTCTTCACCTTTTCTACTGGTACAGAGGCAATggcgcaagatggagacggtaggatcaggtaagacagtaggacaagatggagacacttgGACAATGtagaggcagtaggacaaggtggaagCAGTA
Proteins encoded in this region:
- the tsku.L gene encoding tsukushi isoform X2; this encodes MALSSWIFFLLVHGIVGGSRTCFPGCRCIVDNFGLFHSFSLTKVDCSRVGPHVVPVSIPLDTSYLDLSSNRLKRINESVLSGPGYTTLMNLNLSYNQIVKISYSTFSKLRYLESLDLSHNLLETLPDGSFLYSRLTELDLSSNKIQKVGVGAFTLKSQGRSMTINLANNEIHSIFRGAERPVPNIHSLMLYGNQLLSVPDLHGIPLRHLNLDRNPLSKIEKVSFLGLESLTHLSLSDLPNLREVSPYSFKSLTSLLELDLSNNPNLKSLSSDMFFGLKALQELNLAYSGVASLPKDIMLHLPSMKSITWGENIRCLKTVKESIFHAQKGRVRKEVLLCHDDNGAVPAQDIL
- the tsku.L gene encoding tsukushi isoform X1 produces the protein MQCLTMALSSWIFFLLVHGIVGGSRTCFPGCRCIVDNFGLFHSFSLTKVDCSRVGPHVVPVSIPLDTSYLDLSSNRLKRINESVLSGPGYTTLMNLNLSYNQIVKISYSTFSKLRYLESLDLSHNLLETLPDGSFLYSRLTELDLSSNKIQKVGVGAFTLKSQGRSMTINLANNEIHSIFRGAERPVPNIHSLMLYGNQLLSVPDLHGIPLRHLNLDRNPLSKIEKVSFLGLESLTHLSLSDLPNLREVSPYSFKSLTSLLELDLSNNPNLKSLSSDMFFGLKALQELNLAYSGVASLPKDIMLHLPSMKSITWGENIRCLKTVKESIFHAQKGRVRKEVLLCHDDNGAVPAQDIL